In one window of Virgibacillus proomii DNA:
- a CDS encoding o-succinylbenzoate--CoA ligase — MNTVIPHWLTKQAETAPHQIAVELANHVKLTFQELKEESQRYARKLTAWGVKRGSHVAILSINKLEMVVAIHALSYLDVTIVLLNSRLTKDELTYQLKDAEVSFLLYAQEFSQLATQLFVEKNAAFKEVEDYQQADIELVTELELDKPFTMMYTSGTTGFPKGVIHTYGNHWWSAIGSALNLGLRPEDKWLAALPLFHVSGLSILIRSVIYGMPVYLLEKFNKIAVHQAIMKEGVTMVSVVTVMLQQLLDELGEENYPTSLRCMLLGGGPAPKPLLERAKTKGVPVFQSFGMTETASQIVTLSAEDALEKIGSAGKALFPAQVKINEPDKDKVGEIYVKGPMVTKGYYNNSEATKKAIQNGWLATGDLGYLDEDGYLYVVDRRNDLIISGGENIYPSEVESALLRYPGIIEAGVTGKEDKKWGEVPVAFIITDSHYDGSELMNFLSNHLASYKLPKQVFEVQELPRNAANKLVRYELKKKLCKK; from the coding sequence ATGAATACAGTTATTCCTCATTGGTTAACGAAGCAAGCGGAAACAGCACCTCACCAAATCGCTGTAGAGCTTGCAAATCATGTAAAACTTACATTTCAAGAATTAAAAGAAGAAAGTCAGCGTTATGCAAGAAAACTTACGGCGTGGGGTGTTAAAAGAGGATCCCATGTTGCCATATTATCAATAAATAAGCTGGAAATGGTGGTTGCTATTCATGCCCTAAGCTATTTAGATGTAACTATTGTTTTATTAAACAGTCGCTTAACAAAAGATGAATTAACTTATCAATTGAAAGATGCAGAAGTATCCTTTTTACTGTATGCCCAGGAATTCTCTCAGCTTGCTACTCAGCTTTTTGTAGAGAAGAATGCAGCGTTTAAAGAGGTGGAAGATTATCAACAAGCAGATATAGAGCTTGTAACAGAGCTGGAACTAGATAAACCGTTTACGATGATGTATACATCCGGAACAACAGGATTTCCTAAAGGAGTCATTCATACATATGGGAATCATTGGTGGAGCGCTATCGGTAGTGCACTTAACTTAGGACTACGGCCTGAGGATAAATGGTTGGCAGCATTACCTTTATTTCATGTCAGTGGCTTATCTATATTAATTCGCAGTGTTATTTATGGCATGCCTGTTTATCTATTGGAGAAGTTTAATAAAATAGCAGTTCATCAGGCGATTATGAAAGAAGGAGTAACGATGGTTTCTGTTGTTACGGTTATGCTTCAGCAGTTATTGGATGAGTTGGGGGAAGAAAATTATCCTACATCGTTGCGCTGTATGCTATTAGGTGGAGGGCCAGCGCCAAAGCCACTGTTAGAGCGAGCTAAAACAAAAGGGGTACCGGTTTTTCAGTCGTTTGGGATGACAGAAACAGCTTCTCAAATCGTTACATTAAGCGCAGAGGATGCACTAGAAAAAATTGGTTCAGCCGGAAAAGCTCTATTTCCTGCCCAAGTGAAAATTAATGAGCCTGATAAAGATAAAGTTGGAGAAATATACGTAAAAGGTCCAATGGTTACGAAGGGTTATTATAATAATTCCGAAGCCACAAAAAAAGCGATACAAAATGGCTGGTTAGCTACAGGCGATTTGGGATACTTAGATGAAGATGGCTATCTCTATGTAGTTGATCGTCGTAATGATCTAATTATTTCTGGGGGAGAAAACATTTACCCCTCAGAAGTAGAAAGTGCTCTTTTACGTTATCCTGGTATTATCGAGGCGGGTGTTACTGGAAAAGAAGATAAAAAATGGGGAGAAGTACCTGTCGCTTTTATCATTACAGATTCCCATTATGATGGAAGTGAGTTAATGAATTTTTTAAGTAACCATTTGGCTTCCTATAAACTTCCAAAACAAGTATTTGAAGTGCAAGAACTGCCTCGAAATGCTGCAAATAAACTTGTCCGATATGAATTAAAAAAGAAATTATGTAAAAAATAG
- the menD gene encoding 2-succinyl-5-enolpyruvyl-6-hydroxy-3-cyclohexene-1-carboxylic-acid synthase — MKHTEALTRYTTSFVDELAANGLTDTVISPGSRSTPLAMTFAEHSKIKEWIIIDERSAAFFALGLAKKTKRPVALVCTSGTAAANYFPAIVEAHYSRVPLIVLTADRPHELRDVGAPQAIDQIKLYGNYVKWFHEMALPEGDLSILQYARNKAANAFWLAKEGNPGAVHLNFPFREPLMVDFQLPDLWSRDNTSSSLSAYEGKKQLSGEQMDQIIKKLTNKQKGLIVCGPQPDLTLPKAVVKLAHKWGIPILADPLSQVRSGEHISDLIIEGYDAFLRNETIRNQLKPDFIIRIGAMPVSKAYLFYVKQYPDTLQIVIESNQGFREPTGNKTEFLFADATACCKALSTISIVNELDEEWLKRWQQYNTIARKYLYKKTSNEIMEGEVIRALLAAVPSRSTIFIGNSMAVRDLDTFFLSTKKQIEVLANRGANGIDGVVSSGIGAAAEGGRVTLVLGDLSFFHDMNGLHAAMHYQLSLTILLINNNGGGIFSFLSQANDSKHFEALFGTPLNIDFQHVVSMYGGYYSLANTEDEVKQELLNSYNRKGLTFIEVKTDRKTNVIWHQKKWQMIEQEILRESR, encoded by the coding sequence ATGAAACATACAGAAGCGTTGACACGTTATACGACTAGCTTTGTCGATGAATTAGCAGCAAATGGATTAACCGATACAGTCATCTCTCCAGGATCAAGATCGACACCATTAGCCATGACTTTTGCAGAACATAGTAAGATTAAAGAATGGATTATTATTGATGAACGATCAGCAGCATTTTTTGCACTTGGTCTTGCTAAAAAAACCAAACGACCAGTTGCGTTAGTTTGTACATCCGGGACAGCTGCTGCCAACTATTTTCCAGCTATTGTAGAAGCTCATTATAGCAGAGTGCCTTTAATCGTTTTAACAGCTGATCGCCCTCATGAATTACGAGATGTTGGTGCACCACAAGCAATTGACCAGATTAAATTATATGGAAATTATGTGAAATGGTTTCATGAAATGGCACTTCCAGAAGGGGACTTGTCCATACTTCAGTACGCAAGAAATAAAGCTGCCAACGCTTTTTGGCTAGCGAAGGAAGGAAATCCTGGTGCAGTTCACTTGAATTTCCCCTTCCGCGAGCCATTAATGGTAGATTTTCAGTTACCTGATTTATGGTCTCGTGATAACACAAGTTCTTCGCTCTCAGCTTATGAAGGAAAAAAACAATTGTCGGGCGAGCAGATGGATCAAATTATAAAAAAATTAACAAACAAGCAAAAGGGATTAATTGTTTGCGGTCCACAGCCTGACTTGACCTTACCAAAAGCTGTGGTAAAGCTTGCACATAAATGGGGAATTCCTATTTTAGCTGATCCTTTATCGCAAGTCCGTTCGGGAGAGCATATTTCAGATCTAATTATCGAAGGATACGATGCATTCTTACGGAATGAAACGATTCGAAATCAATTAAAACCGGACTTTATTATCCGAATTGGGGCTATGCCTGTATCAAAAGCATATTTATTTTATGTGAAACAGTATCCAGATACGTTACAAATTGTGATTGAAAGTAATCAAGGCTTTCGTGAACCTACAGGAAACAAAACGGAGTTCCTATTTGCAGATGCAACAGCTTGCTGTAAAGCACTTTCGACCATTTCTATCGTTAATGAACTGGATGAAGAATGGTTGAAGCGATGGCAGCAATATAATACCATAGCGAGAAAGTATTTATATAAGAAAACGAGTAATGAAATCATGGAAGGAGAAGTAATTCGTGCCTTATTAGCTGCTGTTCCTAGCAGGAGTACTATTTTTATTGGAAATAGTATGGCAGTTCGTGACTTAGATACGTTCTTTTTAAGTACAAAAAAGCAAATTGAAGTTCTGGCTAACCGTGGAGCAAATGGGATCGATGGGGTAGTCTCGAGCGGTATAGGAGCTGCTGCTGAAGGAGGCAGAGTAACCCTTGTTTTAGGAGATTTATCCTTTTTCCATGATATGAATGGTTTACATGCAGCCATGCATTACCAACTATCATTAACAATTTTATTGATTAATAATAATGGTGGCGGAATTTTTTCCTTTTTATCGCAAGCAAATGATTCTAAGCATTTTGAGGCCTTATTTGGTACGCCTTTAAATATTGATTTTCAGCATGTGGTCAGTATGTACGGAGGATATTATTCTCTAGCAAACACGGAAGATGAGGTCAAACAAGAATTGTTAAATAGTTATAACCGTAAAGGATTGACATTTATTGAAGTGAAAACAGATCGAAAAACAAATGTGATTTGGCATCAGAAAAAATGGCAAATGATTGAACAGGAAATTTTAAGGGAGAGTCGTTAA
- a CDS encoding MATE family efflux transporter encodes MSIVEERLGKQSVKKSFFQYFLPTIFGMMLMSVNIVIDGIFVGNGVGSVALASVNIAVPVFSIFISIALLIGVGGGTLYSIAVGAGDKEKGKRLFTISFALITIITIIIAVIGFIFIEPLAKLFGANAETLSYALDYMRILFIFSPILAWETCLSIFVRNDGDPQLAMIGLVVSAIVNIILNYIMIFVVKWEVTGAAVATMIATLIGLLIYTLHFFKKGSGLKFTTFKWNKRDLTQISTIGFPSFMSEAGIGIFVIGYNIAIAHYAGTNGIAAFSVINYLHTFMLLAFIGIGSSIQPMISYYYGAKKYTSIKQTVKIAEVTGILLGVLFLGIGYIGADLLVSIFGVETEEIQELAVKGIKLFFLGYLFMGINFIYMTYYQSIGYVRPSVGITLFRGFILLIAMLLFLPMLFGTAGVWLALPVTEALVALVLLFVARKGVMRNQFDSRGF; translated from the coding sequence GTGAGTATTGTAGAAGAAAGATTGGGAAAACAATCAGTGAAAAAGAGCTTTTTCCAGTACTTCCTTCCAACTATTTTCGGAATGATGCTTATGTCTGTTAATATTGTTATTGACGGAATTTTTGTTGGGAATGGAGTAGGTTCAGTTGCTTTGGCAAGTGTTAATATAGCTGTTCCTGTTTTCTCCATTTTTATTTCTATTGCTTTATTAATTGGGGTTGGTGGAGGGACTTTATATTCTATAGCAGTTGGGGCAGGAGACAAAGAAAAAGGAAAACGATTATTTACTATTTCGTTTGCTCTGATTACAATCATCACAATTATTATAGCTGTCATTGGATTTATTTTTATCGAACCGTTAGCTAAGCTATTTGGTGCGAATGCTGAGACCTTATCGTATGCATTAGACTATATGCGGATATTGTTTATTTTTTCACCTATTTTAGCTTGGGAGACTTGTCTGAGCATTTTTGTACGTAATGATGGCGATCCGCAACTGGCAATGATTGGGTTAGTGGTTTCAGCTATTGTCAATATTATTCTTAACTATATTATGATTTTTGTTGTTAAGTGGGAAGTAACGGGAGCGGCAGTTGCAACAATGATTGCTACACTTATTGGGTTGCTTATCTATACACTTCATTTTTTTAAAAAAGGTTCCGGATTAAAATTTACTACATTTAAATGGAATAAGCGTGATCTTACACAAATTTCCACCATTGGCTTCCCTAGTTTTATGTCTGAGGCAGGGATTGGAATATTTGTAATCGGGTATAATATAGCTATAGCACATTATGCAGGTACGAATGGGATAGCAGCATTTTCTGTTATCAATTATTTGCATACATTTATGTTGTTAGCCTTTATTGGCATCGGTTCATCTATTCAGCCAATGATTAGTTACTATTATGGGGCAAAGAAATATACTTCTATTAAGCAAACAGTAAAAATAGCAGAAGTAACAGGAATTCTTCTCGGTGTATTATTTTTGGGTATCGGATATATTGGTGCTGACCTATTAGTATCAATTTTTGGTGTAGAGACGGAAGAAATACAAGAACTTGCTGTAAAAGGGATAAAACTGTTTTTCCTTGGTTACTTATTTATGGGAATTAATTTTATTTACATGACATATTACCAATCTATTGGCTATGTTCGCCCATCTGTAGGTATAACCCTATTTCGTGGATTTATCTTATTGATTGCTATGTTGCTATTCTTACCTATGCTATTTGGTACAGCAGGGGTATGGTTGGCTTTACCAGTAACAGAAGCACTTGTAGCACTGGTGCTTTTGTTTGTAGCTCGAAAAGGAGTAATGAGAAATCAATTTGATTCGCGAGGGTTCTAA
- a CDS encoding 1,4-dihydroxy-2-naphthoate polyprenyltransferase, whose translation MHSSNKVNIRAKLNEKDGLQIWWRLLRPHTLTASFVPVFVGSMLAFREDHIDILLFITMLVASMLIQAATNMFNEYYDYVKGLDNEHSVGIGGTIVRDGIKPKTVLNLALSFFGIAILLGVYISAESSWWIAVIGLVCMIFGYLYTGGPVPIAYTPLGELFSGFLMGTVIIGISYFIQAKTVTTEVILASIPIALFIGAILLSNNIRDLENDKKNGRKTLAILLGRKRAIGFLALMFITAFIATALLIMTNIFPVWSLITFIGAVKAVDVIHKFKGKTQPIEMMPAMAATGKTNSIYGILLGISLFISMVIN comes from the coding sequence ATGCACTCATCAAATAAAGTAAATATTAGAGCAAAATTGAATGAAAAAGATGGACTGCAAATTTGGTGGCGATTATTACGTCCTCATACATTGACAGCTTCATTTGTGCCTGTTTTTGTTGGATCTATGCTTGCATTTCGAGAAGACCATATTGATATACTTCTATTCATCACGATGCTAGTTGCCTCCATGCTCATTCAAGCTGCTACGAATATGTTTAACGAATACTATGATTATGTTAAAGGACTGGATAATGAGCATTCTGTTGGGATTGGCGGAACGATCGTGCGGGATGGAATAAAGCCTAAGACAGTTCTAAATTTAGCGTTAAGCTTTTTTGGTATTGCTATTTTACTTGGTGTCTATATAAGTGCAGAATCAAGTTGGTGGATTGCCGTAATTGGTCTAGTATGCATGATTTTCGGTTATTTATATACAGGTGGACCTGTCCCGATTGCTTACACTCCATTGGGAGAACTATTCTCAGGCTTTTTAATGGGTACTGTCATTATTGGCATTAGCTATTTTATTCAAGCTAAAACAGTTACTACAGAAGTTATTTTAGCTTCCATTCCAATTGCATTATTTATTGGTGCCATTCTGCTTTCCAATAATATTCGGGATCTGGAGAATGACAAAAAGAATGGTCGTAAAACACTAGCAATTTTATTAGGTAGAAAAAGGGCAATCGGCTTTTTAGCTCTCATGTTTATAACTGCTTTCATCGCAACAGCACTACTCATCATGACAAATATTTTTCCGGTATGGTCTCTAATTACGTTTATTGGGGCTGTAAAAGCTGTCGATGTTATTCATAAATTCAAGGGCAAAACGCAGCCAATTGAAATGATGCCAGCTATGGCGGCGACTGGAAAAACAAACTCTATTTATGGAATTTTGCTTGGCATTTCGTTATTTATAAGTATGGTAATTAATTAG
- a CDS encoding isochorismate synthase gives MIEVQDRQVEEILQDAIRHIPKQKNSQIVSITKKIEAKHPVLFFEAAAHLQKDRIFWTSTKDDFAIVGVGNAFEIIANEDRFYYTESTWKQLLKNTIISNPFHAPGTGLVCLGGMDFDPEKQQTSLWSDFPAIHFTVPEYMLTKNEDDYYFTINIPVHRGDHAEQLIKELYRTEKALFNHEQLPSQQLQVLNKRVIAPNQWKKTVQKAKEEIKVKPLKKIVLAREMRLKLNQDANIANLLKDLLEAQPNSYIFAFEQNESCFVGATPERLVKVEKNHLLSTCLAGTAPRGTSKAEDDKIADKLLHDEKNREEHEFVVQMIKQGLKKYCTNIHVPEVPVVYPLRNLQHLYTPVTGTLLDGHSIFTVVKELHPTPALGGTPRDLSLKFIRDYEILDRGWYGAPIGWLDNNANGEFAVAIRSALIQQDEASLFAGCGVVRDSDPEAEYEETRIKFLPMLSVLGGQA, from the coding sequence ATGATTGAAGTACAGGATAGACAAGTAGAGGAGATTTTACAGGATGCGATTCGTCATATTCCGAAGCAGAAAAATTCTCAGATTGTTAGTATCACAAAAAAAATAGAAGCTAAACATCCGGTTCTTTTTTTTGAAGCGGCAGCTCACTTGCAAAAAGACCGGATTTTTTGGACGAGTACAAAGGATGATTTTGCAATAGTTGGGGTTGGTAACGCTTTTGAAATTATTGCAAATGAAGATCGTTTTTATTATACAGAGTCTACGTGGAAACAATTACTAAAGAATACTATTATTTCCAATCCATTTCATGCTCCTGGTACAGGTTTAGTATGTCTTGGGGGAATGGACTTTGATCCGGAAAAGCAGCAGACAAGCTTATGGTCAGATTTTCCGGCAATCCATTTTACTGTTCCTGAATATATGTTAACAAAAAACGAAGATGATTATTACTTTACGATAAATATACCAGTTCATCGGGGCGATCATGCAGAACAGCTGATAAAAGAGCTTTATCGCACGGAAAAAGCGCTGTTTAACCATGAACAATTACCTAGTCAACAATTGCAAGTACTTAATAAACGCGTCATTGCCCCGAACCAATGGAAGAAAACAGTACAAAAAGCAAAGGAAGAAATTAAAGTCAAACCACTTAAGAAGATTGTACTTGCTAGAGAAATGCGTTTGAAGTTAAATCAAGATGCAAATATAGCTAATTTATTAAAAGATTTATTAGAAGCACAGCCTAATAGTTATATTTTTGCCTTTGAGCAAAATGAAAGCTGCTTTGTGGGAGCTACACCAGAACGACTTGTTAAAGTAGAAAAAAACCATCTTTTATCAACTTGTTTAGCTGGAACGGCGCCAAGAGGCACTTCTAAAGCCGAAGATGATAAAATAGCTGACAAGCTGTTACATGATGAAAAGAATAGAGAAGAGCATGAATTTGTTGTGCAAATGATTAAGCAAGGGTTAAAAAAATATTGTACAAATATACATGTTCCAGAAGTACCGGTTGTTTATCCGTTAAGAAATTTACAACATTTGTATACTCCGGTAACCGGTACATTATTAGATGGGCACAGTATTTTTACTGTCGTTAAAGAATTACATCCAACCCCAGCGCTTGGTGGAACCCCTCGTGATCTATCATTAAAATTTATCCGTGATTATGAAATATTAGACAGGGGTTGGTATGGGGCTCCAATTGGCTGGCTAGACAACAATGCGAATGGTGAGTTTGCCGTTGCTATTCGTTCGGCTTTAATTCAACAGGATGAAGCCTCTCTATTTGCAGGCTGTGGTGTGGTAAGAGACTCAGATCCGGAAGCAGAATATGAAGAAACACGTATCAAGTTTTTACCAATGCTTTCAGTATTAGGAGGACAAGCATGA
- the menB gene encoding 1,4-dihydroxy-2-naphthoyl-CoA synthase encodes MSVQWEKVRDYQEIIYEKYEGIAKVTMNRPHKRNAFTPLTVNEMIDAFADARDDSEIGVIVLAGAGDKAFCSGGDQTVRGHGGYVGDDQIPRLNVLDLQRLIRTIPKPVIAMVSGYAIGGGHVLHVVCDLTIAADNAIFGQTGPKVGSFDAGYGAGLLARMVGHKRAREIWYLCRQYNAQEAYEMGLVNTVVPLEKLEEETIQWCKEILEKSPTALRFLKASFNADTDGLAGLQQMGGDATLLYYTTDEAKEGRDAFKEKRSPNFKKFPRFP; translated from the coding sequence ATGTCGGTACAATGGGAAAAAGTAAGAGATTATCAAGAAATTATTTATGAGAAATATGAAGGAATTGCAAAAGTGACGATGAATCGCCCACATAAACGAAATGCATTTACCCCATTAACGGTAAATGAAATGATTGATGCATTTGCAGATGCCCGAGATGATTCGGAAATTGGGGTTATCGTTTTAGCCGGTGCCGGTGATAAAGCATTTTGTTCGGGGGGTGACCAAACGGTTCGTGGTCACGGCGGCTATGTAGGTGATGATCAGATTCCAAGATTAAATGTCTTAGACCTACAACGCTTAATTCGTACGATACCAAAGCCGGTTATTGCAATGGTATCTGGTTATGCAATTGGAGGAGGACATGTTCTTCACGTTGTTTGTGATTTAACTATCGCAGCAGACAATGCTATTTTTGGTCAAACAGGTCCAAAGGTCGGAAGCTTTGACGCTGGGTATGGAGCAGGGCTACTTGCAAGAATGGTAGGTCATAAGCGAGCTCGTGAGATTTGGTATTTATGCCGTCAATATAATGCTCAAGAAGCTTATGAGATGGGGTTAGTAAATACAGTAGTTCCTTTAGAAAAACTGGAGGAAGAAACGATACAATGGTGTAAAGAGATTTTAGAAAAATCACCAACAGCTTTGCGTTTCTTAAAAGCGTCTTTCAATGCAGATACAGATGGCTTAGCAGGCTTACAACAAATGGGTGGAGATGCAACGCTTCTTTACTATACAACGGATGAGGCAAAAGAAGGAAGAGATGCTTTTAAAGAAAAAAGAAGTCCAAACTTTAAAAAATTCCCACGTTTCCCTTAA
- the menH gene encoding 2-succinyl-6-hydroxy-2,4-cyclohexadiene-1-carboxylate synthase, which yields MFFTMNDSQYWYEIHGEGKPLVLLHGFTGSSRTWEAFLPEWRKRGSIITIDLPGHGQTRAKNKTMEACCQDLVLLFNHLNLDKVRLLGYSMGGRTAIAFAMNYPEMVEALLLESTSPGLADLDERMQRKRSDDTLATKLEDNGLSWFVLYWENIRLFATQQELPTVIQDRVRNERLNQTEEGLANSLRYMGTGVQPSFWQSLEQFPRPVLLMAGALDQKYCQLMSEMQQLLPNSRMVIVPEAGHAIHVEKPDIFDRIVTGYLKEEYPTP from the coding sequence ATGTTTTTTACAATGAACGACTCTCAATATTGGTATGAAATTCATGGGGAAGGAAAACCGTTAGTTTTGTTGCATGGATTTACGGGAAGCAGCAGAACATGGGAAGCATTTTTACCCGAATGGAGAAAGCGTGGCAGCATCATTACAATCGATTTGCCCGGACATGGACAAACAAGAGCTAAAAATAAGACAATGGAGGCTTGCTGCCAAGACTTGGTCCTCTTGTTTAATCATTTAAACTTGGATAAAGTTCGGTTATTAGGCTATTCCATGGGAGGAAGAACTGCGATTGCCTTTGCAATGAATTATCCGGAAATGGTAGAAGCATTACTATTAGAAAGCACTTCACCTGGGTTAGCAGATTTAGATGAACGTATGCAGCGCAAGCGATCTGATGATACACTTGCTACAAAACTGGAAGATAATGGACTTTCCTGGTTTGTGTTATATTGGGAAAATATTCGGTTATTTGCTACACAACAGGAACTGCCAACTGTGATTCAAGATCGAGTACGTAACGAACGTCTGAATCAAACAGAGGAAGGCTTAGCAAATTCATTACGGTATATGGGAACGGGAGTACAACCATCTTTTTGGCAATCGTTGGAGCAGTTTCCTCGTCCGGTATTATTAATGGCTGGTGCATTGGATCAGAAGTATTGTCAACTCATGTCCGAAATGCAACAGTTGCTTCCAAATTCCCGTATGGTCATTGTTCCTGAAGCAGGACATGCAATTCACGTGGAGAAACCGGATATTTTTGATAGAATAGTAACTGGATATTTAAAAGAAGAATATCCTACACCATAA
- a CDS encoding hotdog fold thioesterase, producing MSYSNTLMESLGIEAVLMTKDKVVMTMPVDERTRQPFGYLHGGASVALAETAASMGAALHVDMSTHNVFGIEINANHVHSLKDGTVTAIAIPLHTGRTTMVWEIKITDEQEQLICVSRCTIGIVPKRTS from the coding sequence ATGTCCTATTCCAATACATTAATGGAATCACTTGGTATAGAAGCAGTATTAATGACCAAGGATAAAGTTGTTATGACCATGCCTGTTGATGAGAGAACGCGGCAACCATTCGGCTATTTGCATGGAGGAGCCTCCGTAGCATTAGCTGAAACAGCAGCAAGTATGGGAGCTGCTTTGCACGTTGACATGAGCACTCACAATGTTTTTGGTATTGAAATTAATGCCAATCATGTTCATAGTTTAAAAGACGGTACGGTTACAGCTATTGCTATCCCATTGCATACAGGTCGTACGACAATGGTTTGGGAGATTAAGATTACCGATGAACAAGAGCAACTAATTTGTGTTTCACGATGTACCATTGGAATTGTCCCTAAGCGTACGAGTTAA
- a CDS encoding hydrolase, translated as MEKQKYYIHMGSGEISKEKYGNNAEFVIYATDDDIILLRDTFNEVNDAGIRTFFRAHIPAVPYHNDQSNDEYDSNLAKAYKVVYELGDEQTKAHIKQMGILNDI; from the coding sequence ATGGAAAAACAAAAGTATTATATCCATATGGGGTCGGGCGAAATATCAAAAGAAAAGTATGGAAATAATGCAGAGTTTGTTATTTATGCTACGGATGATGATATCATCTTATTAAGGGATACGTTTAATGAAGTAAATGACGCTGGTATTAGAACTTTTTTTCGAGCTCATATTCCAGCTGTACCTTACCATAATGACCAGTCAAATGATGAATATGACAGCAACTTAGCAAAAGCATATAAAGTGGTGTATGAATTGGGAGATGAACAAACAAAAGCTCATATAAAACAGATGGGAATTTTAAATGATATATGA
- a CDS encoding OsmC family protein, producing the protein MPKTVFKATAHLQDGVQVKVKSRNFEITVDEPNNLGGTDTGMNPVEMVLGALGACQAIVARVFARKFKIEFSDFWVELEGDLDPDGFMHKADVRKGYSEIRYNIHIKTDAPKEKVEEFVAFIEDTCPVGDTLANPVNMKVNKIIIEE; encoded by the coding sequence ATGCCTAAAACTGTCTTTAAAGCCACTGCTCATTTGCAAGATGGTGTTCAAGTTAAGGTAAAATCAAGAAATTTTGAAATCACAGTAGATGAACCAAACAATCTCGGAGGAACAGACACAGGAATGAACCCTGTAGAAATGGTTCTCGGAGCTTTAGGAGCATGCCAAGCTATTGTAGCACGAGTGTTTGCTAGAAAATTTAAAATTGAATTCAGCGACTTTTGGGTGGAACTGGAAGGTGATTTAGATCCAGACGGCTTTATGCATAAGGCTGATGTAAGAAAGGGTTATTCAGAAATTCGCTATAATATTCATATCAAAACAGATGCACCGAAGGAAAAGGTGGAAGAGTTTGTAGCCTTTATTGAAGATACATGTCCAGTAGGAGATACATTGGCTAATCCGGTAAATATGAAGGTTAACAAAATAATCATTGAAGAATAA
- a CDS encoding ECF transporter S component codes for MHTLNRQSTKLMKIILLALLGTISLLLFFLNFPLPLLPAYLKIDFSDVPALMASLIFSPLAGVLVVAIKNILYLTVSGAADPIGVLANFVAGILFVIPVSVLYHKFKGVKSIVSGLVTGTIIMAVGMSVLNYFVFLPAYAWFMGWEDMSSTAIKWVTVYGGILPFNIIKGIIVGLLFVPLFIKLHGWIEKQQVKLVS; via the coding sequence ATGCATACGTTAAATAGGCAATCAACGAAGCTTATGAAAATAATTTTGTTAGCTTTATTAGGGACAATTTCGTTATTATTATTTTTTTTAAATTTTCCACTACCGCTATTACCGGCATATTTAAAAATAGATTTTAGCGATGTGCCAGCATTAATGGCCTCATTAATTTTTTCACCTTTAGCTGGTGTGCTTGTAGTGGCAATTAAAAATATTTTGTATTTAACTGTTTCAGGGGCTGCTGATCCTATCGGGGTGTTAGCTAATTTTGTAGCTGGGATTCTGTTCGTGATCCCGGTTTCAGTTTTATACCATAAATTTAAAGGTGTTAAAAGCATCGTTTCTGGATTAGTAACCGGGACAATTATTATGGCTGTAGGAATGAGTGTATTAAACTATTTTGTCTTTTTACCGGCATATGCATGGTTTATGGGGTGGGAGGATATGTCAAGTACAGCCATTAAATGGGTAACGGTTTATGGTGGAATCCTTCCGTTTAATATAATCAAGGGTATTATTGTTGGTTTGTTATTTGTCCCACTATTTATTAAATTACATGGTTGGATAGAAAAACAACAAGTAAAGCTTGTCTCATAG